In Desulfovibrio sp., the genomic window CATGGCTTCCTTGAGCTGCACAATGGTATCGCGCACCCTGTCAATGGAACCCACGGCGCCCACAACTTCCTGCTCGCCCGTGGTCGCGCTGGCGCTGGAACTCTGGGCACTTTCTGAAAGCTCTCGCACACGCAGCGATGCAAGACTGGCAGTGTCGGCCACCTGTTCCATGGCGGCGCTGGTGTGTTCAAGCCTGTCGCGCTGCACGGCCACACTGCCGTTCACGTCCTTGATCAGGCTTGCAAGCTTGCGCATGTCGCCAGAGAGCCTGTTGCACACGTCATGGGCCTTGTTCAGGGCTATAACGCCCTTTTCACGCCTCTTGCGCAGGGTTTCGACCAGGGTTTCAGATTCCTTGAGCTTCTGGTCAAGCTCGTTGTTACGCGCCTGCAATGTCGCAACAACCTGAGGATCAACCTTGGCTTTCAGCGTATCGCGCAGGGTATCGATGCACAGCACAGCCCGCAGTTCCACCTCGGCCTCGCCAGAAGGCGATGAAGCCCCCGGCCTCGGGCTGGCAAGCGGCGCTGCACCAAGGCACTGTTCCAGGCGTGCCGTCCGGTTGCGCCTGCTCACCCACAGCCACATATCCACTGCCGCACAAACAAAAGCAATGCTGGCAACAAGCCAGCCAATGCCCTGTATGCCCCCCAGCAAGGCAAGACCTGCCAGAGCGACAATTATTATTACCTGAAGCGCAATGCCCATATATGCCTACCTTACTTTAACTTGCCTATCGGCTTTTTTCTCTCTACCCTTACCCTTAATAGTTGTAAATCTCACATACTTGGCCGGAGGATAATTATGGAACAGCTTGATTGCCGGGGGCTTGCCTGCCCCCAGCCGGTGATACGCAGCCGCGATGCCGTGACGGGCGGCGCTCGGGCACTTGAAGTGCTGGTGGATAATGAGCCTGCGCGTGAAAACGTGCGGCGCTTTTTTGAAGGGCGCGGCTTTTGTGTTGCTGCAAATCAGGAAGGCCCCGACTGCTGGCGCATAAGCGCCACTGCAGATGGTGAGGCCCCCGCCCCGCAGCAGACACCGCAGGCCGCGCCCGCAGCAGAAGGCAACAGCCGTACTCTGGTGCTCATAACCACAGAAACCATTGGCCGTGGCGACGACGTGCTGGGCGGCAAGCTTATGGGCAACTTTCTGGGCACCCTGCCAGAGCTGGGCTCACGTCTGTGGCGCATTGTGCTCATCAACGGCGGCGTGAAACTGGCATCATGCCCCGGACCCGCCCTCGATGCGCTGAAAAAGCTGGAGGCTGAAGGCGTTTCGGTGCTGGTTTGCGGCACATGCCTTGCACACTTTGGCCTGCTGGAAGCCAAGGCCGTGGGCGACACCTCAAACATGCTTGATATTGTCACCAGCCTTGATCTGGCGGGCAAGGTCATCCGTCCCTGAGGCATCGATCCTCGGGCATGGTCTGCCCACAAACGCAAAAAGCGGCATGGACCCTGTCCACGCCGCTTTTTGCGTTATTGTAGTTCCAGAAACCTCAGCAGGACCGCCAATGGAGGCAGTTCAGACTTCCGGAATCGTCTGTTCCGCTACAGGGCAGCCTTGTAGATGCTGGCCACGGCCGCATCGGTCATGGTGCGGGGGTTGGTGAGGCCGCAGGCGTCCTTCTGGGCGTTGGCGGTCATGGTAGGAATGTCGGATTCACGCACTTCCTTGCCATACTTTTTGCCAAGAGCGATCAGGCCGTCAGGAATGCCCACGTCCTTGGAAAGAATGTTGATGGCGGTGATGGCCTTGCGCGAGGCTTCGTCGGCGCTGATGCCCTGGGTCAGTTCGCCCAGCAGCTGGGCAATGCGGCCAAAACGGCGGCGGCTGGAGATGCGGTTGTATTCGCACACATGGGGCAGCAGAATGGCATTGCATTCGCCGTGGGGCAGGTCATAGAAGCCACCCAGCTGGTGGGCCATGGCGTGCACGTGGCCAAGGCTGGCGTTGTTGAAGGCCATACCGGCCAGATACTGGGCGTAGCACATGCCTTCGCGGGCTTCCTTGTCGCGGCCGTTGGCAACGGCGCGGCGCAGGTAGCGGTTGATGTATTCCATGGCTTTTTCAGCGCAGGCGTCGGTCATGGGCGTGGCGGCGGTAGAAACATAGGCTTCTACGGCATGGGTCAGAGCATCCATGCCCGTAGCGGCGGTAAGCGCCGGGGGCATGCCCATCATCAGAACCGGGTCATCGATGGCAACACTGGGGGTGCAGCGCCAGTCAACAATGGCCATCTTAACCTTGCGCGAGGTGTCGGTGATGATGCAGAAACGCGTCATTTCCGAGGCCGTACCAGCGGTGGTATTTACTGCAACATAAGGGGGGAAGGGCTTTTTGGACTTGTCCACGCCTTCGTAGTCATGGATCTTGCCGCCGTTGCCAGCGAGAAAGCCCACGCCCTTGCCGCAGTCGTGCGAGCTACCGCCACCAAGGGTAACAATGCTGTCACACTTTTCCTTTTTGTATACTTCAAAGGCTTCGGCAACGTTGTTGTCAGTGGGGTTGGGGATGGTTTTGTCGTATATGGCGTACTTCATCTTGGCGGCATCAAGAATATCGGTGATCACTTTAAGGATACCGGCATTCACGATGCCCTGGTCGGTCACAACCAGGGGCTTGGCACCGCCAATGCTTTTCAGACGAACAGGAATCTCTTTAGAACATCCCTCACCCACCAAAGTGACGTTGGGGATAAAGAACGAGGTGATCTGACCCATATGCATGCTCTTAAGATCTGTACTCATTCGTGACTCCTTTTGTTATACAGGGGCACATCAGTATGAAATAGCCCTGTGGTAAGTAAGAATTACTCCTGTGGTAAAAAATATCCCATATAAAATGCCAATGCAAGCATATCAGTGCAATTGTTTAGTTCTTTTTTTCTCTACATATTCACATTTGTAAGTTATTTTTTGCACAAGCTTTTGCATCGCAAGAGGCGTATATACACAGAATACCTTTGATTGATTGAACACACAATGCTCTCGATTTAATCAAAACCGTGATATAACAGGATTGTTGCACGCCAGCCTTTTTTATCCACCCCAAAAACGAAAAAGCCACCGCCAAAAGTTACCTTTCGTCGGTGGCCTGAAGAAGGGAACCGCGTCGTTCCCATACTTCGCATGTATGGCGGGTCAGGGCCCGTCAGCGGCGGCAAGCGCCGTAGTTGCAATGAGAGGTTGTGAATTCGTGCCCCAGATACAAACTGCCCAATTTTCTTTAAATACAGACTGTTAGATAGCTAAGTAGCATTTTTCGCGGGCTTTGACCAGCCATAAAAAAATTTTTTATCCGTTAAAATGCACCGGGTTCGCGCATCTTCCCTGGCCGGCACATGCGGCTCAATCGACGCAGATATTCTTTGCGTTTATCCAGATAGAAAGCCAGCGGACGGGAAAAATTGCGGCCCAGCAGGCCGTCCACCAGCATCTGGCTGACCTCGCGCTCACGGGTAAGCACAAGCTGGGCCCGCGCGAGCACGTTGCGGTCGGCCTCTGGCATGGTTCTGGCGATCTGGCGAAAGGCATCCTGGGCACGCGGCTGGTAAAACCAGATATACATGAGGTCGAGGGCATTGATGATAAAGGCCCGCTCGACTTCCTTGCCCATCACACCACCGCTGCCCTGCAAGCCCCCAGGCTTGGCCAGCTTGATAAGCGCATCTTCGTCGGGAAACAGCAGTTCAAGGCGGGTATAACAGTCAAAAACGTTGGTCAGCTTGCTGCGGTAGTCCCACCGCCGCATGCGCAGGTTCACCTGGCTGTCGGCATAACCTTCAATAATGGCCGCTACGGTGTCCGATGCCGTTTTGGAAATAACGGCGGCACTGGGCACCAGATACATGGCAGGATTATCCACCCCCAGAAGAAAGGCTGCCTGGTACAGTACCCAGTTGTACAGCGACGAGATGGGGATGGCCATGATGCTGCGAAAGAGGTTTCCGATGGCCGCTTCCTTGGGAAAGCCGCGAAATACGTTGTGGGCGCACAGGTATATGCCGTTCACAAGACTGAGCACGCCGAAGACCACCCAGGGATTCTGGGCTGCGGTAATGCCAAGGGTTCTGTCGAGCAGCACCACACGCACCAGCATTTCGAGCAGCAGCACTGAAAACCCTGTAAACATGAGCGAATCGCACAAACGGCTTACATTTACCTGATCGCGCCAGTGTATGAGTGTGGAGCGCGTGGCCCCCTTGGCCGCCATGACCATCTGCACCACGTTGCGCACACCCGTGATGCCAAACCATATAAACGTGCCAAACCAGGCCAGAAACCACCAGTTCTGGGTGTACATGAACGAAAAAAACGCGGGGCAAAAGCCCAGCAGCACCTTGAGGCAGTTGCCAATGGTGCTGTTGAGATAGGCCGTGCCCAGAGGCACGTTTTCCTTTTCCGTGGGCTTGGCCACCAGACCGTTGCCGCTCGTAAGGCTCAGACCGCCCAGATTGAGCACGTTGCCCTTGCCGCATACCCTGAAATCCACACTGGCGGTTTTCCACACCGTATGGCGTTCCATGCCCAGATGGCGGCAACCCGGCAGAGGACTGAGCACCCTCAGGGCGCGCTGCCAGGGCGATGGATTGCGCGGCTTGATATAGCGCACGCATTCCTCAACGGGTGAGCACACGGGGATATCGGGCTGTTTCTGGTCACGGGCGTAAAACTTGCGGCTACGCGCGGGCAGGGTTTCGCGCAGAACAAAGCCCATGCCGTAAGAATCGCGGCTCACAGAGCTTGTGCCAAGACGCGACCCCAGAGGCTTGTTGCGGTAGTGTTCCCACAATTTCGGTACGTTGTGCAGAATATGTCGAAACTTGGCCGCCCGCGTCTCGTCCTGGTTGTCCATGCGCCGCACCATGAGGCGGATCATCTGCTTTACACGCGGGCCAAGTCCTTCGTTGAGCGCCTGCTGCAACTCGCTGATGGCCTTGAGGCTGGCGTGCTTGCCTTCCATCCAGCCGCGCATGTTGAAAATTTCCAGATGGCTGATACTGCCCTGACTGTCCCATAAAAGTTCGGCCACGTCTTCCACGCTCAGGCCCTTGGTGGTGAGCACAAGCCGGTAACCAGGGTTGAGGTCGGCCAGTTCACGGGTCAACTCGCCCACAGAAAGCTGCATGAGCGGAGGCAGCTCGCTGTATGTGCAGGGGTTGGTGAGATCGGGCATTTCCGGGTGCTCCA contains:
- the yedF gene encoding sulfurtransferase-like selenium metabolism protein YedF, with amino-acid sequence MEQLDCRGLACPQPVIRSRDAVTGGARALEVLVDNEPARENVRRFFEGRGFCVAANQEGPDCWRISATADGEAPAPQQTPQAAPAAEGNSRTLVLITTETIGRGDDVLGGKLMGNFLGTLPELGSRLWRIVLINGGVKLASCPGPALDALKKLEAEGVSVLVCGTCLAHFGLLEAKAVGDTSNMLDIVTSLDLAGKVIRP
- a CDS encoding iron-containing alcohol dehydrogenase, producing MSTDLKSMHMGQITSFFIPNVTLVGEGCSKEIPVRLKSIGGAKPLVVTDQGIVNAGILKVITDILDAAKMKYAIYDKTIPNPTDNNVAEAFEVYKKEKCDSIVTLGGGSSHDCGKGVGFLAGNGGKIHDYEGVDKSKKPFPPYVAVNTTAGTASEMTRFCIITDTSRKVKMAIVDWRCTPSVAIDDPVLMMGMPPALTAATGMDALTHAVEAYVSTAATPMTDACAEKAMEYINRYLRRAVANGRDKEAREGMCYAQYLAGMAFNNASLGHVHAMAHQLGGFYDLPHGECNAILLPHVCEYNRISSRRRFGRIAQLLGELTQGISADEASRKAITAINILSKDVGIPDGLIALGKKYGKEVRESDIPTMTANAQKDACGLTNPRTMTDAAVASIYKAAL